In Osmerus eperlanus chromosome 17, fOsmEpe2.1, whole genome shotgun sequence, a single genomic region encodes these proteins:
- the LOC134038105 gene encoding uncharacterized protein LOC134038105 encodes MAVVQSDLQTEEEEDDRPAYMKRKGRGRNTQIFSDTESEDEPSAKFPRKDRSVTSKGLPPAPVIRPPEDRRETPGTSNTQTRTEPNIQQQLCDPILREILTSMEILKQQQRQILLQLQKLQTNASNLDEVPDLTDLRLPMSLLEDLKRVEGQLSDQGIKKNLTAYLGLSGGMTTKENVWRILAKLLTNALAMKINWRGANGKQAFEPLALKSVVIVTATI; translated from the exons ATGGCTGTGGTTCAATCTGATCTGcagacagaagaggaggaggatgaccgTCCTGCATACATGAAGAGAAAAGGAAG GGGCAGAAATACACAAATATTCAGTGACACTGAAAGTGAGGATGAACCAAGTGCCAAGTTTCCACGGAAGGACCGGTCAGTCACCTCTAAAGGTTTGCCACCTGCACCTGTCATTAGACCTCCagaggacagaagagagacACCTGGGACCTCcaatacacaaacaaggactGAGCCAAACATTCAACAGCAGCTATGCGATC CTATTCTTCGTGAGATATTAACTTCAATGGAGATACTTAAACAGCAGCAAAGGCAGATTTTGCTGCAGCTTCAAAAGCTCCAGACAAATGCATCAAATTTGGATGAAGTTCCAGATTTGACCGACCTTCGACTTCCAATGTCCTTGCTGGAAGATTTGAAGAGAGTTGAGGGACAACTTTCAGACCAAGGCATAAAAAAGAACTTG aCAGCATATTTGGGACTGTCTGGAGGGATGACCACCAAGGAGAATGTGTGGAGAATCCTCGCAAAGCTCCTTACAAATGCCCTGGCCATGAAAATTAATTGGAGAGGGGCCAATGGGAAACAGGCCTTTGAACCTCTTGCCTTAAAAAGTGTTGTCATCG TTACAGCCACCATttga